ACCGCTATCAAAAAATCAAACTGTTGCTGCAAATATTCGCCATTCAGTTCGCTTTTGCgactttattaaaacattgCGACATGGCTGgaggccaaacaaaaaatctatGTAGTATAACAACAAACCGCTTTGGAAAAGCTGAAAAACGGGGAAAACGATTCACTTTAAAGCGCTGCGATGCGTAAGCACTTTCGTGTGAATATTTCGCTAATTTTGCAGCAATTtcttttggaaaaatattcaGCTCGTTGGCGGGaatattagaaaattatgCACAACAGAGagattcaatttttttcgcttttttcttCCACTTGAgggaaaattgtgaaaagtgtgaAAATGTTTAACGGGCATAGAACTCaaaaatttacattattatCCGTGATTATTCAAATATGTGCGTGTGCTCACACGTGTGcatgtgtgcatgtgtgtgacagtaataatatgcaaattatCACTGAGGAAACAATTGTCGTTGATGACTGCTGTTGCTGTAATTTACATTCCTTGTTAAACACTTTAACTCATTTTTCTGGCCACGCATTTTCCCACGCTTTATGGAAATTATATTCACCCGGCAGACagttatacaatttaaatttaaaaatttaacgtAATTAGTTCATGCATAaagcattattttatttacattttaggGATAAATTATAGACtttgtttttagttaattatcCTCTACGtttttaacttattatttatacaataaaCAACTAATTTATTACCAGACAATTTACAAAATTCATTAATACTGTGACACCTTtgagaaaacaaatattatggATGTttgttgataaaaacaaatcaccTTTATATTCATGACAGCATTTCACTGTGTGGCATTTATTTGATGTTTATGTGATACTTTTTTTGCAAACTTCAATGCATAAATTGTCAAATTTTGTAACTGTAATAAAGTGTATTTTTCCATGtggctaaataaatatttctctaattaaatttcagtGACAAGTTACTGAAATAgctctttattattttgacattAATATTTTGCTGCAAATTCATTTCCAAAATGTGACAAATTAGCCCATGTAAAAGATTCCAATTAAATCATTCGCTCTATAACACTTCTAAAACTGAAATTGTTGTGACAGTTAAGcgaattgaaaataaaacaccagagcaaatgcaatgcaaatgcaatgcaaatgcaaatgccatTAATGACAAATGCTGTTAATAAATAGATAATGCCACAGATTTCAAGGAAATGAACAACATTACTTTAATTATACGATTGTGTCACTGAAACATTTCCACTTTcataatttcgattttaagtTGGTTTGACAAGTTAGCAAAGActgtgaaattaatttgtttatgagTTCCAGTTTAAATTGCTTTGACAACTTGGTCTTGTTcacatttatcaaaatatcTTACCACCTTTAAGACATGTTTATATAACATGTTTAACATAGGTACTAATTTAACTAATATgctcttttctttatttctttagtTTCCGGCGATGCGTGCTCTTTCCATATCCTCGGCGGATGCTTTTATCCTGGTCTACGACGTCACCGACGCCACCACTTTCGAGGAGGTGCGCACAATTCGCGACCAGATCCACGAGACGAAGGCCACCACCGCAGTGCCAATTGTGGTGGTTGGCAACAAGATTGACCTTTTGGCCGATGGAGAAACCGAACGTGAGGTGAGTCCCTAAAGCATTTTTATGTTGTTATCATTTTCAGgaagacaaattaattttagttagAATGCGAATTCTTAAGAGCAATGCAATTTAATGAAATCTTCTCAAAATACAAGACCGTAAATACTTACAGGCAAGAGAAACCAACATCAATCTCTCTAGTTAGTTTAATACAATAAAGCCACAACACAATATAAGATCACATTTTCTTTAGAATTGttcttttaaatgtatttttaacaagaaaagtCAGCGATTACTTtagaacatatattttaataattaaaaactatattttttaacaggcatatttgataaatttaattattcaatcATCAACCAAATCTTTGGTCCTGAGTCCAGAGGACACACAGAGGTCATTTGTAGCCTGTCTGCTAATTTgcatcaattttaattgccattCATCCGAAAAGGGGAAAGTGTGACCGCTTTGATTGTTGTCTCTTCTCTGTGGCAATTGCTCGAAGGCGTGTTTATACAATAACCGCTCCCATTGTGCCACTTGCCttttgccacgccccctcatCCCACGAAAATTGCTTTTTTGGCAACGGGATACGAGGCGTTTTAGCAATTATGTAAAGTTTGTCAAGCGCGCAAAACGGGGGGGTGGGcgtaaaatggaaaatggaaaaaaggaCAAACAGTTTAATCAAAAGTTTTCCCAACTGGCAGGCAGCATGGAGCATGGGGTGCTAAAAGAAAGTCAGTTAAACAATTtgtcagaattttttttttttttattttgtcaacCAGGCGCGTCGAAAATCCGAAACGATGAGCCCAGTGCAAACACTGTATTTTCAATATGAGCACTCACTTTATGCACTCTATTCACTTTATTTGTGTCTACAGTTTAATAGCAGCCAAAGGACATAAAACACTGCCCAGCTGTTTCGGATGTCAGAGGCAACGAAAAAatggaacatttaaaatgtcaaagctgtcggtgtgtgtgtgtgtttgtgggggGGCGGTGCAAATAagaggggcgtggcagcagaGGGGGATGCAACATAATATCACACAGACGAACAGACAGACTCGTGGAATAAAGTGCAAACTATGCGCGAAAGTCACACAAAATGAAATGCCATCAAGTGTGGCTACACTGCGAACAAACTGTGGCATTAAATATGACTATAAAGCCATAGCAAAGATAATTGTattgtatacattttaaaaaattatattttctattgtGGTATCTTTTATAATATCATCATCAATTTAACTTACATTTTCGTTtctataaaacaatttaaattaattatgtctggtaatttttcaaactatgacatttataaaacttgAACCAAGATAATTGTTCGTATCGGAATCTCGTATTCATTTAATATGATGTTTTTTGCTGTGCCGCTCCTTTCCTCCACCCTTGGCAGCTTTTGCATAATTAGTGAAAAATACGCAACATCCAGGGAAATTTGAGGCGAGGGGCTTGTACAAGAAGAAAGTAGAAAGCAGCCGGCGGGCATCATAAGAACTGCAGCTGCGGTGCCCTACCCCTTTTCCCCTGCACGTTGCAGAACTTTTGCTGTCAGCTGCATTGCAAATTCCACCAAAAGAAACGAACTGCAAGAATTTGACAGacaaaaaataaggaaaatgcCAACGGCAGGGAAACGAATGAAATGGGGAATGCGATTCATTTGAATGGGAACACAGTGACAGCCAATTAGAAATGCGATCCCCAACAAATTACACTTGTAGTCTTACAAATGATTGAAAGTGTGtaggtttataaatattaattttaagggGATTCCAAAGTCCCATCATTCAAGCTGTGTTCCTTTTACTGTGGGTCATCGCCATAACGATATATTTATAAGCTCGTATACGTTATATAACTGAAAGCAaccacaacacaaaaaaaaagcaactaTATACTGCAATTCCATTGTTTGTTTGCCCCACGAAGCGAACTTTTGCGCGCAATCAGCCGCCACGGGAATAAAATAATCTCGAATAAAAGAGAACCTTAAatgttataataataataaccagCGAGCTGATGCGAAATTCGACCCGACCGAAGTCGAAGTACTTTGCATATCTTAAGTGAGCATCATTTGGCCGGAGAAATTCGCCCCTGTATAAGTTTCTTTGCCCGATTTCTGGCCTCCGGGCCACACACCAAAGTGATTCTAATAAATTCCGAGCATAAAAACTAaaggaaaacacacacacacacacacacacacacacaaaaaggtACGAATATGGCCCGGGAAAGTTTGCGGCGGAAAAGTGCAAAAAGGAAACTCCACTTTGATTGTCAAAACTTGAAAGCGAAAACGGGGCACTGAAATGCGAAAACGGAGCACTGAAATGGAACCGGAAATTTGAGTTGTTCAACCGAAATGTGTAAAGTTTACCGGTCTAATTTATGGTAATTTAGTTGCATCATATCAAAGAATATGACTTTTAGCGGTCAGGTAAAATAGGGAACTTGTTAACCATACCTACTATTCAATTTGAGTgtgtaaaaattgtaaaatctatatactttatatagtTTAATTGTGATATGTAATGCTAGTACCATTAACGGGCatcaaaaagttattaaaaaaattttgtctCAGTAAATCaagatatattttgtattgtttcaacacaattgatttttgaaatattaaggAAGTTCTTAAACTGTCTGCAATTTTATTGTCGTTTCTTTGCTTTGGTTTCCtctgtttatatatttatcaattGAAAATCCCTTTGCTTTCTtaatttgtttcctttttttttgctgacgACAGTCACAGTTGGTCAACTTCATTTGGagctttataaattttaatttaactttgttTATCTTTCTCTGCCCTGCTTTGTTATTTTTCGTTTGCTTTATTTGTCACTTGTCACTTTTTTGGTGCGTTTATTCTGTCCATTCTATTCGTAGTTATGCATAAGTAGGTTGGGTGGATGCACACTGCTTGCTTTTTAGCAGCAGACACTGCTTGCCGCTCCAAACCACTCCTTTCGTCCTTTAAGTATATTGACTTTAACCGAGTTctgatataataaaaatgcaaattgccaGCAAACGCCAGACTGTCGCGCTCCTTGGCTTAGCCTCTGGTAACCCCTCAGTATTCTTGCTTAACAAACTCGCCTTACACAGAGAAGAAAACTAGCTTGATATCCATAACTTTGATATTTTCCATGACAATTAactatatatacacacacacttttTTCATATGGTTTTgacatttgaattttataattatttcccTTAGCTATTTTCTCACTAATCAAAAActattatgcaaatttatttggcttaaataaaataaaataagtttcctggtaataatactaataaataaattataagttatttaactattgatacattataattaaaacacaTAACAAAGGTTCTATTATCATATCTgaatttgttctttttgtgcattttcttcatttgaatactccttttttttgtatttttttgttcaacgAAGCGAAATCAACTTTTTGTTGTCGCCTTTGTGTTACTCGGCTccttgttgtatttttttgggaTAGGCCGCCTTAAACCTTGTGGTGGGGGTGTGGTGGGGGGTGGTATGGGTTTTTTATTTGGGAGGAGGGGGTCTAAATTCGGTAGGGGTTCGCTTgcccttttgttgttgtagttgttcaCTGTCGCTCTTTGAGTTTGTTCATTTGGAAGAATTAAGCCCCGatgttcggtttggtttggtttggttttgtttggttcGAAGTCAGCAAATTTCAAGCCCAATCTTAAGACCCTGCCCTTTTTaccttcttttctttttgcaattttttgttgccattttttttcttgtttatcGCCGCAATTTAGACGTCTATAAGGATTTTCGTTTCTgataagaaataataaagttcGTGTTCACTTTGATGGTGTGGggttaaattgatttttagttgggtgtgtgtgggtggttAGATTATGCGAAATGAATTAATAATGTGATCGTCGAGTGGGAAAAATATTGCCAATAACATTCTTTTatgcagttaaaaaaaaaattaatgattttttaaatttaatccaATAATACCTGtaagttggttttttttttttttaattgtgactctgattaaacaaataacaatataCTTATACGTTTAAGttgctgttttattttgtattctgTTATATAACTATATTGAATAATTATCTTAATAATGTATTGTAACTTTACCACTTTCTCTTGCAGGTTGAGTACGCCACCACAGAATCGGTGGTCACCGTGGACTGGGAGAATGGGTTTGTAGAGGCCTCGGCTGCCAGCAACGAGAACATCACTCAGGTGAATAAGGCCACCCATTGATCGAGCAGCTCAGAGTTTTAAAGCTTGGATTTCAGGTGTTCAAGGAGCTGCTGGCCCAGGCGAAGATCACCTACAATCTGAGTCCGGCCCTGCGTCGTCGTCGCCAGTCATTGCCGCAGCAGATTGGCAACAATGGGCCGGGCACACCGCTGCACCACCATCAGCACCacagccaccaccaccagtcgcagcagcaccaccacaaTTCCGGCGCTGGCTCCTCCGCCTCAACTTCGGCGGCGgctgcagcggcggcggcggcttcCTCCGGCGGCGGATCCCATGCCCCCACTCCTGCCCAGCTGCAGCACCTCCAGCGAATCCAGGAGCGGAGTTTGGGCGCCAAGCGCAACTCGTGCAGCATCTCCTAAAGGAGCGGATTCAAAATCGAAATTGGCATCGGAATCTGGGGATTCGAAAGTCGCATCACGGCAgctacacaaaaagaaaaaaagaacaaaaaaaaaacattacctAAAACGGTCTCCTACAAAACGGTTTTCAATACTTCTCCaataatgtaaaacaaaatgggGCTTACTTCAATGTAAACCAATTACCAAAAACGACAAGTATAAGGTAAATAGATAGGGTCGATTCTTTTCTGATGAAAATCCTAGAAAGGGAGTCTAATCTTTGAATTAAACAGGGAATGTTTGCCTGAATATATCACTTGGCTTTACTAAAAATAGAGtttctatatataaatatacaaaatacaaaaatctcTAGATATTTGAAGTAACTTATAAAGATgtttaaaagtatatttttagcTCGGATGTCTTAAGACTACttgttatattttacaatgtacttttagacaccttcTAATGTGGTTTTTAATCTCTAAAGATTTTTGTGGCTTAGGTAAAAGGGTCAACTAAAAGGGAAATAAGACGGAACCAAAGATTAGATTTCCCTTTGTATGATtattcaactttttgcatctATCCAAATCGACCCGCACTATTTTAGAGCAATCTCGACTCAAATGTACCTCTCTCTTGCTATAATCGCTCCAATAACTTTAGTACCTTTATCTCAAAGCCTCTGGTTTCTCAAACTCAGCTCTCAGCATACTTATAAATGGAATGGATATATTGTGGTAGAGAATATCGAATCGTTAGACAGCTCTATAATTTACTCAGATAAAAATACAGAAACTATGAAGTCCCAAAATCGAGGCAAAAAGCATTCTTTTATATGTGACTCGATGTGTAACCTTAGCTCgattgttgtgtgtgtgtgtgtctagTTACAGTTTCCTTTTTCCGACAGTACaggaataaatatatatatttattgactTATCTGTGTATAGATAAACCGTGTATCGAGCATTTAGAACCGGCCCGTGTACCTTAAGACAGCAATGACATATTTTTGTAGACAATAGGTCGATAGGCGCCAGTGCTGGAACGGTTGCCAGTGTTGAGAAGGGAAAGTGAAAGCTGAGACAGAAACCGAAAGCAAATGCATAGTTAAGAAGCATCTCTCCAATTGGCAAGGAATTACGATTACCTAGGACCTATCTGTAGAAACGCAATGAGTGTACATTtagtttgtattttctttttgtttcccGTTTACGGTTAGCTAGTAGTGTTGGTTAATGCCAGGCAAAAAgattgaaaaacaaatggtTAAGATTGAAAACGCAATGAAAACACCAAAGAATAAGACAAAGacaaaagcaaatgcaaatgcaactaATGAATACGAGTATAGAtcgattaaaatatatatgaagaTGTTATGGTATGAAATGAATAGTCGTGTTATAGGTTTAATTTTGAGATACAGATCGAAAAACGGGCCAAAGTGAAACGCAGCTATTTTATTGCATACATGGACATCACACGTAATTTATTTGTggtacaataaaatatttaaacgcaTGCAATCCCAAGAAAAGCcgaaagcaaaagcaaaacagaGTGTTATATTTATACGATAATAGTTATATGTATTGCTACAAGAAATACTTCAACATACTAATATACCGAATTACTATGGGAATATGAATACTTAACGGAAATCTTGAGAAAGTACGAGGGCAAATATTGATGTGTTtcaaacgaaatgaaaactttaaagaatttatgtaattatttaattccaGCAAATCGTACAATATCAAGTATATATCTGCGTAtatatctgtgtgtgtgtatcagtggttgttttaaatacaatttaaatttgatcttTGGCAGGCCAAAGTCCCTTAAGCTCTTGCTGGCTGATAGATTTGTCTGTTTTGTCTGTTATGTTTAAACCCGATTAAATATCAGAATATTAAATGTCTATATAGCTATCCTGTTGCTCAAGTAGGATTTGCTGGCCAgagtttaaactttaaatatcattaaattgGCCAAAACGAAAAGTACCAAAAAGATAAAGAATCGTATGTAAGTGAGTAGATCTGTCATTATGGTACCTAGAAATACGGGTATGAGTGTGAGCATAACGTAGAATAACTCGCATTACAATTGATTTAGTTAGGCGGCGCACTGTGGCCAATCCCCAAGGATAAAATTGTTCACCTCGAAAAGGatttcgaaattaaaaattaagtttatatgCATTACAGTTCGAGGACACAGTGCGTTAGTTAACAAAAATACGAAAGCAAAGCCACGTAGAATTGATTAAGGTGTTAGCGATTCCAATCGTTCGTCGGTATTTACTACTAAGGATCAGTGTTTATGTTCACAAAAGAAATACCAAAATACACCgctgaaaataaatagttatgtTTATTCCTAAGGgtgtttataatatatttgagGCATTATGATAACAACATGGAAACATCAATATAATTGCCTCAAACCGGTATTTTTGTGGGCAAGAACACTAAGCCTTATGTAGGATAACCCCGAATCAGTGTCCCCATTTTTCCGGATTAGCGGTTAAGGTTGTATTTGCACCCAATCGCATATCCCCAATCCCTAATCCTGAGCCCCAATCCCTAATTCTCTTTGAATGCGAATTTGGTTCCTAGGCCAGAACCTCTGCAGCTGGATatcttacaaaataaatatatatattaatatgaaTATTTACATACGGCaatacatatatgcatatactatatacatacataaacataatgaataattataaatgtaattgATAAAAACGAAGAGACAAGAACCGGAAATAAATGCAAGGGCgagtaaatttttttgtgcttaAAAGTTTCTATTGTGTTTTTCATCCCGCGAAAGTTTGCTGATTCGGCAAGCAGCTTAAAGCTCATGTTTGCCTGCCACCGTTATCAATTTGAATCCATGACCTTGGAATCCCCACTTTATTTGGCCTAGACACTGCCAATTTTCGAGGCGAAGGACCTGACGGCgtgcgggggcgtggcaaatCGGTTTCAATAATCAATGATGCCTGTAATCGTCAATTCAATTCGATGCAAGGCCAAACAAATAAGCGTGAAATGTACGGGAAAAGAGGGCCAAGGATAAAGGTAGGCCAACAACATTAATTCGGCTTAAAGGACTGTGGAAATGCCCTGTAAAATTATCAactttttcgttttgtttcaATGTCAATGTATTAATTGACTGAATATGTCTTGAAccttatttcaaaataaattgtatatagttttataagtcgaattatttatttattggtaatatttattttgacttttgtttcgttcaatataaatttataggTGTCTGAATTGTGTctgaaataatgaaaaaataatttttgttccgGAAATCTTATGACGTTAGGTAAGTATTGTTACTTTTGTTTACTTATATGAATATGCGCCTattctaaaaatgtaatattctttaaaataattatattgaaatttttaggcgtatgtgtttaaaaacaatgaagctatgatgatgtCCTCGGAAAAGGTATTCAACATtggaacaaaaaataactaagtaagcaacatttgaaaaaaatctcatttcgttaaaaaaaaatatacataacaAGCTAAGCTCAAAACTAACCTCGTGTGACTCACTGTAGCCAAAGATAGCagataatatttaaagaacggaaattttcatataaaataagTAGAATTAGTACATAATTTTTGCTTATTAAACCACAAATTCCTTATTCGTGAGTCTTAAGTCTTGAGTCACACGGTATGACACATATCACCAAAATTGGGCCCCTTTCCGACCCAAATTCCTAGTACTGGAATATGGATTCTCTATCTTAATTAATCATGCAATGATGCATTTTTAGTGTAGGTTTCTGGGTTAGTTTTAAgtgataaaaaaataaaaaaaaaatcatttgtaaaaaaattgtagaacctttatgaaatttctgcaatggattaaattttgttaatgaatattattttttcgccTATTGGAACCTATAAGCCCCAGTCCATCCTGCGTAGCCCATCAATAACTCGTAAGCTGAAAAAAAAGCGAAGAGGACAATGTCTTTTCATATCAAAACAGACGCAGGCGCACTCGTGTCCACGTTGCGTATTCGCCATGAGAACTGTGTACAGTGCACACCATAACACGAGTATTGTTGTGTGAGCCGTAGTACTACCGTACTACCGTACTACCAGTACTACAGTTGTAGTGTTTTCCTTTTGGCACTGCGGTGGGTCATTGGGCGGTGGttcggtgggtggtgggtggtgggtggtgggtggtggttcAGTGGCAAGTGTACAGTGTAAAGTGCATAGTATAGCATAGTGGATAGCaaatgtgtgtttgtggaTGTGGATAACTGGATGGTGGGTCGATTGGCGGCAAACGTCGCCGAAAGTTGGCTGCCAGTGGCACACGGGCATTCCAGCAACTTGCAACACGCCACGAGGACCAAGGCCCAAGAACCGAGGACCGAGAACCACGAACCGAGGACCGAAAGCCCCAAACACCGATTACCCAAGAATAAACAGAGgacccaaacaaaaaaaaataaaaacaaagttttgttttgaaactGCGCTGCATTTTTGTCACCGCCACCGGCCGGCGTTTTCTACAATATACGCTACGATAATCCTTAAACGACTTGAAACCCAATCAAACTTTTGCGGTTACGTTTGGGCAGTTAAAGCGGGTCGGCCACTTTATAGTGCATATATATCACATAAAACGCGTGACCTTGGGTGGTAAGCAGTTAGCAGGCGGCTGAGAAGGGggcggtgtgtgtgtgcatcgTGGGACCTTGAACATGTAAAGGTGTAAAGTGGAGTGAGTGACAACCAATAAGAGTGTGTAAAACGCACATTGCAAGTGATATAATGGTTAAACAGACATTGAAACAGTACTTAGTGTCTAAATTGCTGTGGTTTTCAGGAATTACATTTTGAAACTACAAATTCTAAGAGCCTATTACTTAGTTCTTTGCTTGGCATaacatacttttaaaaatgtatttaaatatacattcaACTCTTTCTATATTTTCATAAAGAAACTGAATCAGAAACAGAATCTATTTGAGGATATTATAAAAGACCTTTGTAGTGATTTATCAAGTCAtcaacttaaatattattaaaacaaattcctaCTACTACTCTTCATTTGTAATATCTGTGACAcaacaattatatatatttccaaacaatctttatttacttataatgattttcatgtgttaaatttaaagccttGTATTCCCAGTTTATAATTTCGCTGAACTGAATTTTAGTCACAATTTAGTTTAGCATTCGCAAACTGGTGCTCTGTCACATTTCCAACAACGGAAATGCCTTGCTCCACGTTGACCCAAATTCGAATTATATCCAATCGCCAAGTGGGGTTGAATGAGGAATTCAAGATCACTGCCAGTCGTGATTCTTCAGAAGCGATAAGACGGATGGGGTTGAGTTCCGGCACCACTCGCTCGGATATGGCATAAGTTAAATCCAAGGCCCAGATAAATCCCGAGACCAGACCCGTACAACAGCACCACAAGCCTCGTTTCTCATTTCTCGGCGATAAGAGCCCATCCAGCCTGTggtttctttttatataataaaagttATTCGGTTTTTGCATGCGGGCAATCTGTGCTACGAAGAACGATTCTTATTATCGCCTATATACATCCTAATAATGTATATTATTGTGTGGGTGCCTCCAGTGGGCTTAAAAACCCAGACATTTCGATGGACAGAAGTTAGTCGCCTCCGGTCGTCGCAGCTTAGCAGTCGCTCCAGGATTCTTTATCCTTATcctaaaccttttttttttgtttgtttttgagttaagtgaatatttgttttgccGCATCTAAGAAAGTGAAGTTAATTGTATGTCAGTTTTTCATTTGGCGTGACTAGCTGACTTCTGTTTAAATATTGCTAGCTGCCTTGTGAAGGGCTTACGTGTGATTGCAGCTCAACTGACAgggatatatacatatgtccTTGGTTATTCTGGATTAAACTGATAACGTTTCGTAACATCATTTTTTCTGGTTTGTTCTGAAAATGGTATactatgcaaattttaaatgtgaataaacgcagcaatataaaataagcaaactgagaagatatataaaaaaattaatattttgtattgatatttgtatttacttgATATCCCGTTTAAGTGAATGTACTTTTGGTCTGTTTCTAAATTTTTGTCCagttttaatgaattttactCAATTGATATTAAAGTTGAGATTTtgtgatattaaaataatata
The Drosophila gunungcola strain Sukarami unplaced genomic scaffold, Dgunungcola_SK_2 000178F, whole genome shotgun sequence DNA segment above includes these coding regions:
- the LOC128265927 gene encoding ras-related protein Rap-2b isoform X3: MRGRHLRRRFSLQPSFMKDDNAEDKPKRDKVGRNNAVDDAIGPANARHKIVVMGSAKVGKTSIITQFLYNTFSTKYKRTIEEMHQGNFSIAGVSLTLDILDTAGSYEFPAMRALSISSADAFILVYDVTDATTFEEVRTIRDQIHETKATTAVPIVVVGNKIDLLADGETEREVEYATTESVVTVDWENGFVEASAASNENITQVFKELLAQAKITYNLSPALRRRRQSLPQQIGNNGPGTPLHHHQHHSHHHQSQQHHHNSGAGSSASTSAAAAAAAAASSGGGSHAPTPAQLQHLQRIQERSLGAKRNSCSIS
- the LOC128265927 gene encoding uncharacterized protein LOC128265927 isoform X1, translated to MRGRHLRRRFSLQPSFMKDDNAEDKPKRDKVGRNNAVDDAIGPANARHKIVVMGSAKVGKTSIITQFLYNTFSTKYKRTIEEMHQGNFSIAGVSLTLDILDTAGSYEFPAMRALSISSADAFILVYDVTDATTFEEVRTIRDQIHETKATTAVPIVVVGNKIDLLADGETEREVIRHHRIGGHRGLGEWVCRGLGCQQREHHSGVQGAAGPGEDHLQSESGPASSSPVIAAADWQQWAGHTAAPPSAPQPPPPVAAAPPQFRRWLLRLNFGGGCSGGGGFLRRRIPCPHSCPAAAPPANPGAEFGRQAQLVQHLLKERIQNRNWHRNLGIRKSHHGSYTKRKKEQKKNIT
- the LOC128265927 gene encoding uncharacterized protein LOC128265927 isoform X2, whose product is MTMPRINQSVTMGRNNAVDDAIGPANARHKIVVMGSAKVGKTSIITQFLYNTFSTKYKRTIEEMHQGNFSIAGVSLTLDILDTAGSYEFPAMRALSISSADAFILVYDVTDATTFEEVRTIRDQIHETKATTAVPIVVVGNKIDLLADGETEREVIRHHRIGGHRGLGEWVCRGLGCQQREHHSGVQGAAGPGEDHLQSESGPASSSPVIAAADWQQWAGHTAAPPSAPQPPPPVAAAPPQFRRWLLRLNFGGGCSGGGGFLRRRIPCPHSCPAAAPPANPGAEFGRQAQLVQHLLKERIQNRNWHRNLGIRKSHHGSYTKRKKEQKKNIT